TGCGTAGTGTCCCAGGATAAACAGCAGGGGGCGCCAGATACCTCCGAATCATCCCCAATCCTGGCGTTCCTTGCAACCACTGACAGCTATGGGAGTATGGGGGTAGGTGGCGCCTCTGTACAAAAAGACGGCCTTATACAGCCTAAGCATCTCCTGACCCCCAGGGGAAAGAGACTCCTTAGGTCTTGGATGTCTCTGCAGGAGGTCCTGTGTGGGGCAGGGGAGAGGTACTGTCCTCCAGACCCTGAATATTGGAATTCCAGGCTTCAGGGCAGTCACTGGGCAGGTTTCAAACGTGCCGGCCCTATATGATACTGTACTTGGGTCCATCCTTCGGAAGCTTGCTAGGATACAGACCACTCCCCGTTCCCAGCGCTGAAGTTTAGAAGGAATTCTAGCTGTTATTAAAGGATGGAGCCACTGTTTTGAGATTCCCACCAAATGTGGATACACAAGGCCCCTGGAAGGcatttaacattttgctgttgttgggtctctctctctctctctctctctctctctctctctctctctctctctctcaatatttttattgattatctcATACATCTTTATTTGTAAATGCTCATTGCAATGACTCACTGGTTTGGTTCAAAGTCTCTGGCATCTGCTGCACCCTTGATACTGgctctcactgggactcctcttggatattctgctgttgccttgtgtcatggagatctgGTAGCCTTGGATGTGCAGCACCTGGTAGAATGTGCCCTGCACCTCATCCAGGGAATGCAGCAGAACTGAtctgtgggtgggggtggggtgaaccAGCCTTGAGGGCATGGGCAGATCTGACCTTGCCCccttcatctgccatgtggtggcatgggtgagggaaaaAGCCCCCCCTCTGCTTGCTCTATGCTACCTATGGCAGACGGGAAAGCTGGCCCAGGGGTCACGAGAGTGGGAGAGCATGCCCTGCACCTCACTGGAGGAAAGCGGAAGAGCCACCCTGGTGATGTGGATGTGGATGAGTTGGTCCTGAGGacgtgagagcaggagaactggccccactccTTGTTGCCTGATGCAGAGGGTGAGCTAGCTGAGGCAATGATGGAGAGTTTGCCCTGGTGGTGTTGATGAGGGAAAACTGGAGGCTGGCCAAACCAGCTGCCACCCAGGTCCAGAACCAGGGCAGAACCCGGTGAGTGTTGAGCATACGAAGGGGCTGGGCTGGCATTTAACatgtttaaaaattgaattaattattgtttatgtgtttgcatgtgttgtgggtgtgcgtgtggaggtcagaggacacttgcgggagattctctccttccaccaggcgGGCtgtagggatcaaactcaggtcctcaggtttagcagcaagcacctctacctGTTGAGCCATTGTAGCGGcccctcttgaagttattttgagTGGTCTGCAGGAtaacagggagagagacagagagggatggGTGGGGTGCAGAGGAGGTGTGTTCTGGGTGGCGGTGGCCCTCCAGGTGGGCCAAGGAGGGTCTCCGTTCAGGCCAGTGAGATAAGGAGTCCCaaagactcagagagagagaaagtgcgTGCGGTGGAGATGTGATGTGAGAAGGATGTGTGTCCTGGGAGGTGCAGGGACCTGGTAGATCGACTGGCCCTTATAAGCAAGCATAAGTACCAGAGCTGCTGCTGATGGGCTGgtttatttaaagttttcttatGCAAAGGTAATAAACCAAGGAAAATACATAtccagaaagggaggagaaagcagCCAGACACCCAGTTTCCTCTCCCAAGCCCATTACAGATTATTAGCTCTAGACTTTGCTAAGTTGTCTTAATTAGGAGAGCAGGTTTCAAGGAACCACGTATTTCCTTCCATGCTTGTTCTGACCACAAGTGTCTTTCCGTGTTACTTTCAGATATGGGCTCATTGGGGTGGACGGTTGACGGTCACACCCTGGTGGGCCTCTGATGGCCTGACGCTCAGGCTTGGGGTGTCTGCTCCTTTGGGTTCTGACGAGCCCCCTGTTCCTTTGCCAGGGCCTCCCTGCCTATGCTGTAAGTCACGGTTGTAAGCACAGCTGTGTTGCCCTGATTGTCTCCGTGAATCATATACCTGGAGTTGCTTCATGGATCCCGACACAATTGCCCTGATTGTAGCCTCACCTCTTGTAGCACAGTGGCCAGGGTTTTGGAAGTGAAACCAGATGCTCTCTGCTGCGTGGCTGAATGCCAATACTACTGATTTATACCCCCCTCTGGGTCTCTGGTTAGATTTAGGCTGCTACTTGGGAAAGTATAAGTCATGAGTCGTTTGGATGAGGACTTGAGGGGCAACTACAAGGAACTGGGGACCCTTGGGCCACACAACTCCAGAACAGGGTACCAGAATCCCCGAAGTGTTAAGGAACAATGGAAACCATTACAACTGGAAACAGGCCCTGCATTCAGCATAATGAAGGACCCCCCAAGGATACAATGGAGATCATTAATCTGGACATAGGCTCTGCATCCAGCAAGGGGCTGAGACCTCAGGGGTGGAGCCACAGGGCTATACTTACCTGGATAGGTGGACACAGGTTCTAGCAAGGGATAAACACAGTAGACATGTGCTAAAGGGTTCCTATTGGCTTCTAATATTCCTTGGCTGGGACAGTGCCTTCCTAGTAGAGACTTGGAGGAAAGCTATGGTCTGGGGAAGGGGTCCAGTGTGGCTCCACACTTCCTGTCCCTGACCGCTCTGCCAATATCCTGGGCGAGGGAGTGTCTGCAGGCTTACTGAGGAGGCTGTGGGATCACAGGGGGCCCATAGCATAGGACAGGGATCTCAGCAGCTCCTGTATCAGATGTAGAACAGCCCTCCTTCTGGGGAGGAGGGGGTATTAGATACAGCCGTGCTGAACTCAGCTTTGAAAACTGTTGGATTTGATCTGTGGTCCtattcccccagctcctcccgCCAGCCAGCtgggaaacagagacccacagtcctCTGCTTGGGGATGAAATATTCAGTTTGATGGCTCAGGCAGGTGGCGCTTCCTTTCTGGTCCCCAGCCCTCCTATAAAGAGGAGACTGAGCATTGGCAGTGGTCCCACAAGGCTGCAGATCGGGTGGAATAGACCAGCACCAAGGTACCTCTGGGAGGGTTTGGAACGCTTTCTCTACAGATAGGGTGAACCtggtgtgtgtggcgggggtgaGGGGTAGAGGAGTCATCTCCTAAACAGTCAGAATGAATAAGATTTCATCGCAGAATGATAATttaggaaaacagaaacagaagtagCTATGACAATACTAGAGTTCCTAAGGGTAGCCCACTTTGGGGTAGCAGGATGGGTTAGTCCTcggaggcagcagcagcagcattcctGGCTTCTTCCTGCTGCAGGTGGTCCTGAGTACATTGACTGCATATATCCTTGGTGAGGATGCAAGCCTGCATGCTGTGGTGGCTGGCCATTGGCGTCCTGCTGGCGATTCCTGCAGGTGAGGGGCCACTCAGGGACCGGGTGGAGCCGTAGCTCTCCATGTCTCTCCTTCACCCCGTCCTTGTTTTGGTCTGCAGGGGTTAATGGAGGGTTGCCCTAGGTGATGgctctccttttcttttgcagGAGCCAAACCAATGCCAGAGGAAAAAGGTACTTTTTTGTTtctaaatgtctttcttttctctggaatAAGTACATGCGGGTGGGTGGGGGGCAGAGGTTGCCATTCCCTGGCAGGCATAGAACAGTGGGGGCCCTAGCTCTCCTGGGAGGATGACAATGCAGGTGCTGTCGCCAGTAGGGAGCTGTTCATGCTGAGGGATCCAGGTTGGCCTTGTCTTCTGGACAAGGAAGCATCCAGGCAGAAAGGAGATGGATGAGCCCACGGGGTCCCACCCTCACCCTGGTCTTAGACCCTGGATCTTGTCTTCTGTCACATGGAAGCATCCAGGCAGAAAGGAGACAGATGAGCCCTCAGGGTCCCGCCCTCAGGGTCCCACCCTCCGCCTGGGCTTAGACCCTGGACCTCTTCAGGAGTCCCAGCTCAGTCCAATCCCACCTGTCCTCTGCTCTAGAACTCGGGTGCTGTGTGCTTTGAAGCCTTGTCTGGCATGCGCCTGAGCCCCTCACCCCTCacccctctgcctctctgtccagCATATCCCCAGACAAGAACAAGGCCCCATTTCCTTTCCcacttctctctgcctaccagacCTGGTACCCTAATGGCCAAAAGCTACACTCAGAATGATTCCGACCCCACTCCTGACTGAAAAGGTGTCATCACTGTGGCAGGCCCTGGGGACACCATCCACTTGCCCTGGCTGTATGGGGGTATTCTGGCAGCGATGATGGGACAGGCCCTGAGGAGTTACCGTGTCTTTCAGACCCCTACACTCAGCCACCAGCCATGCCCTACTGGCCTTTCTCCACCTCTGACTTCTGGAACTACGTGCAATATTTCCAGACCCAGGGTGCATACCCACAGATCGAGGACATGGCCAGGACCTTCTTTGCACACTTCCCTCTGGGGAGCACCCTGGGCTTCCATGTCCCCTACCAGGAGGACTGAGCAGTGTCCAGTCTGCTGCCTGCCTGGCTGCACTGGCTGGGGCCTAAGGTGGTCCAGAGACCCAGTGATGGACAAGGGATGGGACTCATGCTGAATAAACTCCCTATGAAGACGCATTACACCCCTGTGGGTTTCTTTCAAGGAGCTGATATGTGCTGTATCACTCTGTGAAGTAGCTTTATTCTGACAACTACTGAGCACACCTTTAATAAAAACAAGCATGATTTCTATGCTCGGGAGTGTCAATCAGGGCTTTCAACCTTAGGCATCACCTTGTCATTCTGTCCTCATAATGACCTGGGCGTGGGCTATGGTGGCCCCAGATTGTAGGTAAGGAATCTGAAACAAAGACATCAGTTCAGCCTGACTTGTTAAGGCCATGTACCCAGTTAGGCAAGTGGACACATCCCAGGCAGCTCCTTCGTGAACAGCAGTCACGTTGGGGCCAGGCACCCATGCTTGGCGCACATCATGTTCCTGGGGGAAGCAGGAATCACGGAGCCATATCCCTGTCTGCGAGGGAGAGTTATATACCACACTTGGTCTTTGAGGGAAAGATTCCAGGCTGAGGCTGCTGGGGGAAGGGAACGGTCACCCTGGGTAGTCCCGTGGGTGTGGGAAGATGTGCAAACAGTGTGGCAttaaggcagcagcagcagcctatTTACTCCACGACACATATGAGGCGTGCAAGCCAAGAACACGCTGGTTAATgccaccccctcccccgccactAGTTAAGAGAGAAACTGAATAGAAGACTCCTCTTGGCTGccagcctgtctcagcctccttggTTTGACCTTCCCTGGACATCTCAGGACAACAGTGACCCGGCATCTGAGGCTCTCCAGCCATTGCTTACTTCTCCTGGATCCTGCACTTAGCCTTGGGGGCGGGGAGAGGGTAGCAATGACTGCCCAGGCCACGATTCCCATTATATCTTGGCTAAGTCGATTTCCCTTTGACCCTGATTCTCACTCTAGCAGCCCAGACCCTGAGTCCTTGATGTCTCAAAGTTGTtcaaggaaaaacaacaacaacaacccagtcCCTGAACACTATCAAATCAGAGTAAGGGAGGCCATCCAAAGCCATGTGACAGGTACAAGAGCCACAGCCTTGTACTGCATGGAGAGGCTTGACTCAACATTGGCAAATACAGATTGACAGCCAAGcagtggggtgggaggtggaTGGGAAAAACTCAGGAGTAACACAGGGGTTTTGCTCAAGGCAGGGTCAAATGACACCATCTGGGGATAGTGGAGGGTGATGAGACCTCTCAGACATGGGGAACAGGCAGATATCAATTGGTTTCAGGCTTCTTGCTACACTGATTTCACAAGGATATTTATTAAAACTGGATCTTACAAGGAGGCACACAGAGAGTCCTAGGGAACCTCCAGGAGCCTCACCAGAATAGACTGTCAGAGTATCTCAGGATTTCTTCTCTCCCAATGATCCCCgccccctccatcccttcctcatctcttttctttcagTCATTCTTTAAAAACCATGGTACAATACAATATAGCACCTTAAAATGGACAGTCCAGTGATATAACGaactctcctgcctccagcaaACACACACCTCTAGAACTCTTTGCAGATCTGAAACTGTCCTCTGAACATCTGCTACTCCCGAAGCCACTACACTGCGGCATTTCTAGAAGTTTCATTACCCGGGGAATCTCATGAGTGGGACCacagcatttgttttatttcacttaacaacATCCTCAAGGCTCGCCCATGCCCATGGGTTAGAAATCCCTTCTTAGTTAAGACTCCACACTATCGCCCGTGTGGGTAACACCTGTTTCGGTTTTGTCTGCGTTCACGCGACCACGGGTACCGGGCTACTTCCTCCTCTTGACTGAGGTGATCCTGAGCCATTTCCGAGTGAACTGAGGCAGGGATTCTGGGTCACGGCCACTGTGCACAACGTTTGGATTTCTGTTACCCCCATCTTTTCGCTACCCCATTACCGCCTGCGGTTTCTGTCTCAGTCATTCTGACGGTTTAGAGCTGCATCCCTGCCGAGAAACGGACAGTCTCCTTTCTCCTCCGATCACTCGTGCCCGTGGGGTGCTGCTGGTCCTTAACCGGCAATCTGCTGCCCTAGCCTGCTTGGAGGGAGACAGACAGCTCAGGGGCCCAGAAGCCAGGGTGGCGGGACACCACCGAGGCGCGGTCCTCCGGCGTCTAGACCAGTTCGGAGGTTCACCGGAAGTGGACGGGACTAGCCGGAAGTGAGCGCAAGGCTGCAGCACGGAGATGAAGCCAGCCGTGGATGAGATGTTTCCCGAGGGCGCGGGGCCCTACGTGGACCTGGACGAGGTTGGACTGCGGCAGTACGGAGCAGGGCACGGGGGCGGGAGCACGGTCCGCAAGCACGCGCGGGATCCCAGGCTCTTGCGGAGTCAAAAGCTGCAGGCGGCTGGGGAAGCGGGAGCTGGTGGTGACGGTAGCAGGGTGTCAGTGTTAACATGAATTGCAGCGAGGAAGTAGGGTTTCTGCGCAGACAGTTCTTTGACTGGGGCTCCGGATAAATATTCCCAGGAGAGAAAGCCCGAGCGAAGCTATGGCCTGACTGGCCGCCAACCCCCAAGCCCTGGGGGAAGGACAAGGGGCGATGTATGGCATTTGTGTGCTTTTCGCTGGGACTTGGTTAATTCCTGTAGATACACAGAGTTTTGGAGCGGGCTTAACTCCTTTGGTCTCCACCATGGCAATAGAACGACTTTATGTGGAAGAGGTGCTCCAGTGAGGTGCTTATGATGAGGAGTGTCTGTTGGCTTTTGTATAATCAGAACCTCTTGCTCCCACCAAAAGCTCAGAGAGAGATGCTCAGATGCGGCTCCTGTCCTTAGAGAGGTCAGATATGACCAGAAGAGGCCGATCGCAAATCCTAAGTGTAATAGCAAGGGTGGGGGTGCCCTACAGAAGTATCCATGGGATTTCGGTTGGCTCAGTTGAGGCTCAAGAGAGGAACCTCCCCTGAGCCAAATGGTGAAGGATGTGTCCTGTTGTCACGTGGACATGGATGAAAAGAGCCGTAGGAGCAGAGCTCTGGAAGAGTGATGTTCCCCGGGCCCACAAAAGGAAGGGAATGTTACCTAGTCGGGCACGGAGGGGAGGGAACAGGCAGGGCCTCATCGTGAAGCCTGCAGAATGGGCTCTGTGATCCACGGCTGAGGCAGTCACGTTCAGCCCCAGCTCCTCTGTACTGCAGCAGGGAGTGTGGGGGCATCATTGTGAGGAGAGACAGGCCGACTTCCTGTGGAGGTTGGTCCTTTGGAGGGTTCCGAGTTTGGGTTTGTAGGGAGACAGTAGAGAAATAGAGACAGGAAGGATTAAGCCCGAAAGAGATTCTGAGTGGGACAGCGAAGGTCAGAATTTCAGAGGCAGAATCTTGATGGCTTACTGTAGTGAtggagctggggagggaggcagagtccAGAGAGCATGTTGAAAGGTGTTCAGTCATTTGAGAACCAGGAGAAGGCTGAGCAAGCAGCCTTGGGGTGTTAGGGCACACGCAAGAAGGGGCCTGGGTCACCTGTCCAGGGTGCCCACCAGAGATCTCTGCTCCCACCTCTCAGGTGACTAAGTGGCATAGAGTCCCCCAGAGCATCATATCTCACAGATTGGCTGTGGCCTGGCTTTACCACCACCATATGGTGGCAGCCCTGAAGGGTCCTCTGGGAGCAGCATCGCAGACCTGTGCTGGGGTGGTCAGCTTCCCAGGGGGCGTGGCTGTATTCTCAGAGGGGAGGGACCAGAGTTGTTATCAGGCTTGCTGGGGGCTGAAAAGAGTGCTACACAGGGCAATGCCACAGAAGACTCGAGGAACACAGGGCCTCGAGAGCCCTTTAAAATCATTTGCCTGGCTTCCCCATTCACACTGCTTCCTTTGTCTGGAAAATTCTGGCTC
This genomic window from Chionomys nivalis chromosome 2, mChiNiv1.1, whole genome shotgun sequence contains:
- the Otos gene encoding otospiralin, producing the protein MQACMLWWLAIGVLLAIPAGAKPMPEEKDPYTQPPAMPYWPFSTSDFWNYVQYFQTQGAYPQIEDMARTFFAHFPLGSTLGFHVPYQED